A single genomic interval of Candidatus Paceibacterota bacterium harbors:
- a CDS encoding pitrilysin family protein — MDFFNSHNILHKTADIDGIPLHHFERRGSPIFIKTYIRAGARYDTKEGTAHFLEHMLVAGTHRFPTKDILAEYIEDVGGSFVFTTNLDFIMIDIQVPEAGDLEVAMTVLNEVMSETLFNPIMFESERGAINSEYINRKSTQKTWVWDTFRHLVFRGTVLDRSILGDNQPLTDISLQDLIDFKNKFFTRENISIITTGDINIETLTPAIKKALEPIKNEEINTRAGIVKDAAIAIPEKEYFKLDIYKSKQASLVAGFRLHSFTLLDVACVAICAQYLAVGRASFLVKKLRYEKGLIYDITAFGDVYKDRGLLQIKTDCEATLFSEVINTIRECLAKFIKNGIPSDKLAHIKTKLLKSFKIKLQTSGNFIEWSGNFAKLSEYKTIGDYVAVLGSISEKDIRNYIDQNISLECMYLAVCGDESLKNFKFHE, encoded by the coding sequence ATGGACTTTTTTAATTCCCATAATATATTGCACAAAACCGCAGACATTGATGGTATTCCGCTTCATCATTTTGAGAGGAGGGGATCACCGATTTTCATAAAAACATACATACGTGCCGGTGCTCGCTATGATACAAAGGAGGGTACGGCGCACTTTTTAGAGCACATGCTTGTCGCTGGTACACATAGATTTCCTACGAAAGATATCTTGGCCGAATATATTGAGGATGTGGGAGGAAGTTTTGTGTTTACAACAAACCTAGATTTCATCATGATAGACATTCAGGTCCCAGAAGCGGGAGATTTGGAGGTAGCCATGACGGTATTAAATGAGGTTATGAGTGAAACCCTTTTTAATCCTATCATGTTTGAAAGTGAACGGGGGGCGATCAATTCTGAATATATAAACAGAAAATCAACCCAAAAAACCTGGGTTTGGGATACTTTTAGGCATCTAGTTTTTCGAGGCACTGTCCTTGATAGATCTATCCTCGGTGACAACCAACCATTGACAGATATTTCTTTACAAGACCTCATCGATTTTAAAAATAAATTTTTTACGAGAGAAAACATAAGCATAATAACAACTGGCGATATAAATATAGAAACACTTACTCCCGCTATCAAAAAAGCTCTAGAACCGATTAAAAATGAAGAGATTAATACTAGAGCAGGTATAGTTAAAGATGCAGCCATAGCTATTCCAGAAAAGGAATATTTCAAGCTGGATATCTATAAGTCCAAACAAGCCAGTCTTGTCGCTGGATTTAGACTACATTCATTTACTTTACTTGATGTTGCGTGTGTAGCCATATGTGCACAATATCTTGCTGTCGGGAGAGCATCTTTTTTGGTAAAAAAATTGAGATATGAAAAGGGTCTGATCTATGATATCACTGCTTTTGGCGATGTATATAAAGACAGAGGATTATTACAAATAAAAACGGATTGCGAGGCCACTTTATTTTCAGAGGTTATAAATACAATACGAGAATGTCTCGCAAAATTTATTAAAAATGGTATTCCTTCCGACAAGCTTGCTCATATCAAAACCAAGCTCTTAAAATCTTTTAAAATCAAACTGCAAACCTCAGGTAATTTTATCGAATGGAGTGGAAATTTTGCAAAATTATCTGAGTATAAAACCATAGGGGATTATGTAGCAGTTTTAGGGTCTATATCTGAGAAAGATATTAGAAATTATATTGATCAAAATATTTCATTGGAGTGTATGTATCTCGCCGTGTGTGGAGATGAATCCTTAAAAAATTTTAAATTCCATGAGTAA